A single genomic interval of Acidovorax sp. 1608163 harbors:
- a CDS encoding EAL domain-containing protein encodes MAGPVLAPAESARLQALQAYAILDTPQEASFDQLATLATRLCNAPMAVVNFLDAERQWFKASVGVPLRETPRSIAFCDHALRTPEVPTVVEDATQHPLFATNPLVVGEPHVRFYACIPLVTAEGQAIGTLAVMDTRSRSLSAEALQALQMLARQAMDQLELRRQKHLLGQMLQERDQMHATLRLQSQALEAAGRVARLGGWIVELPSQQLTLSPEMAAAFGFAQSAPTLAQVLAAYTPPHRERMQAAWQACMQAGTPINAVAEMVSPQGQLMWVRTAGQAVRNAQGEIQRIQGAFQDVSAQHQAEMQAQRNARHHADLLQVQQQISSLDMALPEALKLVAHTVQQQTGARGALIELLEDEQLVAKASVGDMVRPEGNLLSVHDSILWPALHQGRTVWCNDTLAAGWDMASMPHRFGVRSVMAAPLRAGNSIVGSLKVTSDQPEAFSRSDVDRLEILTESLGTTVQLRHVASQLQASAQQYRLMFNEHPHPMWVYERASMRLLAVNEAMLSQYGYTEAEMLQMHLLDLWPPTEREAVRAAVQSISPERRHVPSVCCQVRKDGSLFDVEITAGSISFNGLAARQVLAVDITERLQAEREIARMARAQKLLSACNETLVRATSESALLQAICQIAVDIGGYRMGWVGLAQDDAHKTIVQAAHAGHSQGYLDKLHLSWDANSPNGQGPAGRAVRTGEPVIVQDIRNSEDFGDWTQRMLDNGFHGIICLPLRERGRAFGLLYLYAPDILHISAQEVALLQELANDLAFGINSLRAHQAQQRMLDSVIKVAAAVSATTGTEFFVQLARSMAEALGAQVGCLIRLVQQSDGQLPRAVNMATVIDGKVQLPFDLPMDDTPTVHLLTQRQYVVADQVLQQYPRSPLGSKINARAYAGQQLCSADGEVIGAIFVLFRQPLADPDFVTSTLQIFAARASAEIERQTADARIRHQASLLDKAQDAILVRDLEHRIIYWNKSAERMYGWSQLQVLGQSVQTLLYEDPTPFFRATEATIEHGEWTGELVQQHRDGRTIDVEGRWTLVRGEDGRPQSILAINTDITLRKATEREIQRLAFYDPLTNLPNRMLLMDRMHQALVAARRHQQGGALLFIDLDNFKQLNDTLGHDQGDLLLQQVAKRLSLCVRSVDTVARLGGDEFVVMLEELNPAGDDLVLQARGVGEKILAMLSMPYPLQGYQYRSTPSIGIAPFTGVASTTVGELLKQADLAMYQAKTAGRNTLRFFDPQMQAVVTARAALEADLRVALAQDEFLLHYQPQVRQTGEIAGVEALLRWKHAQRGMVPPSDFIALAEETGLILPLGRWVLHHACKLLASWQDDPLRRDLTMAVNVSSSQFRNASFVDDVARVLAITGAPSGQLKLELTESLLVEDMETTIATMMALRAYGVGFSLDDFGTGYSSLSYLKRMPLDQLKIDQSFVRDLLTDPNDAAIVDTIIGLSRSLGLEVIAEGVETTEQRALLARAGCELYQGYLFSKALPEPELDAFLSASPQSHPQG; translated from the coding sequence ATGGCTGGGCCGGTGCTGGCGCCGGCAGAGTCAGCCCGGCTGCAGGCCCTGCAGGCCTATGCCATTTTGGACACCCCGCAAGAGGCGTCCTTCGACCAACTGGCCACCCTGGCCACACGCCTGTGCAATGCACCCATGGCGGTGGTCAACTTTCTGGATGCCGAGCGGCAGTGGTTCAAGGCCTCGGTGGGGGTTCCCCTGCGCGAGACACCGCGCTCCATCGCTTTTTGCGACCACGCACTGCGCACCCCCGAGGTGCCCACCGTGGTGGAAGACGCGACCCAGCACCCGCTGTTTGCCACCAATCCGCTGGTGGTGGGCGAGCCCCATGTCCGGTTTTATGCGTGCATTCCGCTGGTGACGGCCGAAGGCCAGGCCATTGGCACGCTGGCGGTGATGGACACCCGCAGCCGAAGCCTGAGCGCCGAGGCCCTGCAAGCGCTGCAGATGCTGGCGCGCCAGGCCATGGACCAGCTGGAGTTGCGCCGGCAAAAGCACCTGCTGGGCCAGATGCTGCAAGAGCGCGACCAGATGCACGCCACCCTGCGCCTGCAAAGCCAGGCCCTGGAGGCCGCAGGCCGCGTGGCGCGCCTGGGCGGCTGGATTGTGGAGCTACCCAGCCAACAGCTGACCTTATCGCCCGAGATGGCGGCGGCCTTTGGCTTTGCGCAGTCTGCCCCCACGCTGGCGCAGGTGCTGGCAGCCTACACACCGCCCCACCGTGAACGCATGCAGGCCGCATGGCAAGCGTGCATGCAGGCGGGCACGCCCATCAACGCTGTGGCCGAGATGGTGAGCCCCCAAGGCCAGCTGATGTGGGTGCGCACAGCAGGGCAGGCCGTGCGCAATGCCCAGGGAGAGATCCAGCGCATCCAGGGCGCTTTTCAGGATGTGTCTGCACAGCACCAGGCCGAGATGCAGGCCCAGCGCAACGCCCGCCACCATGCTGATCTGCTGCAGGTGCAGCAGCAGATTTCGTCGCTGGACATGGCGCTGCCCGAGGCACTGAAGCTGGTGGCCCACACGGTGCAACAGCAAACCGGTGCGCGTGGCGCGCTGATTGAACTGCTGGAAGACGAACAGCTGGTGGCCAAGGCCTCGGTGGGCGACATGGTGCGGCCCGAGGGCAACCTGCTGTCGGTGCATGACAGCATCTTGTGGCCTGCGCTGCACCAGGGCCGCACCGTGTGGTGCAACGACACCCTGGCCGCAGGCTGGGACATGGCCTCCATGCCCCACCGCTTTGGCGTGCGTTCGGTGATGGCGGCGCCTTTGCGGGCGGGCAACAGCATCGTGGGCTCCTTGAAGGTCACCTCCGACCAGCCCGAGGCCTTTTCGCGCAGCGATGTGGACCGGCTGGAGATACTGACCGAATCCCTGGGCACCACCGTGCAGCTGCGGCATGTGGCCAGCCAGCTGCAGGCCTCGGCCCAGCAGTACCGGCTCATGTTCAATGAGCACCCGCACCCCATGTGGGTGTACGAGCGCGCCAGCATGCGCCTGCTGGCCGTGAACGAAGCAATGCTCTCGCAGTACGGCTACACCGAGGCCGAGATGCTGCAGATGCACCTGCTGGACCTGTGGCCCCCCACCGAGCGTGAAGCCGTGCGCGCAGCGGTGCAGTCGATCAGCCCCGAGCGGCGGCATGTGCCCTCGGTCTGCTGCCAGGTGCGCAAGGACGGCAGCCTGTTCGATGTCGAGATCACCGCAGGCAGCATCAGCTTCAATGGCCTGGCGGCGCGCCAGGTGCTGGCCGTGGACATTACCGAGCGGCTGCAGGCCGAGCGCGAGATTGCCCGCATGGCACGCGCCCAAAAGCTGCTGAGCGCCTGCAACGAAACCCTGGTGCGCGCCACCTCGGAATCGGCCCTGCTGCAGGCCATTTGCCAGATTGCGGTGGACATTGGCGGCTACCGCATGGGCTGGGTGGGCCTGGCACAGGACGACGCGCACAAGACCATTGTCCAGGCGGCCCACGCCGGCCACAGCCAAGGCTACCTGGACAAGCTGCACCTGAGCTGGGACGCCAACAGCCCCAACGGGCAGGGCCCTGCAGGGCGGGCCGTGCGCACCGGCGAGCCGGTGATCGTGCAAGACATCCGCAACAGCGAGGACTTTGGCGACTGGACACAGCGCATGCTGGACAACGGCTTTCACGGCATCATTTGCCTGCCGTTGCGCGAGCGGGGCCGCGCCTTTGGCCTGCTGTACCTGTACGCGCCCGACATCCTGCACATCAGCGCCCAAGAGGTCGCGCTGCTGCAAGAGCTGGCCAACGACCTGGCCTTTGGCATCAACAGCCTGCGCGCGCACCAGGCACAGCAGCGCATGCTGGACTCGGTCATCAAGGTGGCGGCAGCCGTGTCGGCCACCACGGGCACCGAGTTTTTTGTGCAACTGGCGCGCAGCATGGCCGAGGCCCTGGGTGCGCAGGTGGGTTGCCTGATCCGGCTGGTGCAGCAAAGCGATGGGCAACTGCCCAGGGCCGTGAACATGGCCACCGTGATCGATGGGAAGGTGCAGCTGCCTTTTGACCTGCCCATGGACGACACCCCCACCGTGCACCTGCTCACGCAGCGCCAGTACGTGGTGGCCGACCAGGTGCTGCAGCAGTACCCGCGCTCGCCCCTGGGCAGCAAAATCAACGCCCGTGCCTATGCAGGCCAGCAGCTGTGCAGTGCAGACGGGGAGGTGATCGGCGCCATTTTTGTGCTGTTCAGGCAGCCCCTGGCCGACCCGGACTTTGTCACCTCCACCCTGCAGATTTTTGCGGCGCGTGCCTCGGCCGAGATCGAGCGCCAGACGGCAGACGCCCGCATCCGCCACCAGGCTTCGCTGCTGGACAAGGCGCAAGATGCCATCCTGGTGCGCGACCTGGAACACCGCATCATTTACTGGAACAAAAGCGCCGAGCGCATGTACGGCTGGAGCCAGCTGCAGGTGCTGGGCCAGTCGGTGCAGACGCTGCTGTACGAAGACCCCACACCGTTTTTCCGGGCCACCGAGGCCACGATAGAGCATGGCGAATGGACGGGCGAGCTGGTGCAGCAGCACCGCGATGGCCGCACCATCGACGTGGAAGGCCGCTGGACCCTGGTGCGCGGTGAAGACGGGCGACCGCAGTCCATCCTGGCCATCAACACCGACATCACCCTGCGCAAGGCCACCGAGCGCGAGATCCAGCGCCTGGCCTTCTACGACCCGCTCACCAACCTGCCCAACCGCATGCTGCTGATGGACCGCATGCACCAGGCCCTGGTGGCGGCCCGGCGCCACCAGCAGGGCGGGGCGCTGCTGTTCATCGACTTGGACAATTTCAAGCAGCTCAATGACACCCTGGGCCACGACCAGGGCGACCTGCTGCTGCAGCAAGTGGCCAAGCGGCTGAGCCTGTGCGTGCGCAGCGTGGACACCGTGGCACGGCTGGGGGGCGACGAGTTTGTGGTGATGCTGGAAGAGCTGAACCCCGCGGGCGACGACCTGGTGCTGCAGGCACGCGGCGTGGGCGAAAAAATCCTGGCCATGCTGTCCATGCCCTACCCGCTGCAGGGCTACCAGTACCGCAGCACGCCCAGCATTGGCATCGCGCCGTTCACCGGCGTGGCCTCCACCACCGTGGGCGAGTTGCTCAAGCAGGCCGACTTGGCCATGTACCAGGCCAAGACCGCCGGGCGCAACACCTTGCGGTTTTTTGACCCGCAGATGCAGGCCGTGGTGACGGCGCGCGCCGCCCTGGAGGCCGACCTGCGCGTGGCCCTGGCGCAAGACGAATTTTTGCTGCACTACCAGCCCCAGGTGCGCCAGACCGGCGAAATCGCCGGGGTGGAGGCACTGCTGCGCTGGAAGCATGCACAGCGCGGCATGGTGCCGCCGTCGGACTTCATCGCCCTGGCCGAGGAAACCGGCCTCATCCTGCCCCTGGGTCGCTGGGTGCTGCACCACGCCTGCAAGCTGCTGGCCAGCTGGCAGGACGACCCGCTGCGCCGCGACCTGACCATGGCCGTGAACGTCAGCTCCAGCCAGTTCCGCAACGCCAGTTTTGTGGACGACGTGGCGCGGGTGCTGGCCATCACCGGGGCGCCTTCGGGCCAGCTCAAGCTGGAGCTGACCGAAAGCCTGCTGGTGGAAGACATGGAAACCACCATCGCCACCATGATGGCGCTGCGCGCCTACGGCGTGGGCTTTTCGCTGGACGACTTTGGCACCGGCTACTCGTCGCTCAGCTACCTCAAGCGCATGCCGCTGGACCAGCTCAAGATCGACCAGAGCTTTGTGCGCGACCTGCTGACCGACCCCAACGACGCCGCCATCGTGGACACCATCATCGGACTGTCGCGCAGCCTGGGGCTGGAAGTGATCGCTGAAGGCGTGGAAACCACCGAGCAGCGCGCCCTGCTGGCACGGGCGGGGTGCGAGCTGTACCAGGGCTATTTGTTCAGCAAGGCGCTGCCCGAGCCTGAGCTGGACGCCTTCTTGAGCGCCAGCCCACAAAGCCATCCACAGGGCTAA
- a CDS encoding cation-translocating P-type ATPase, whose amino-acid sequence MTTSNPTPSSTPPSVSSPAAEAALSLDLGIGGMTCASCVGRVERALRKVPGVQDATVNLATESARVSFAAAEAAAMEAQLRRAVRNAGYEPRAADAGDGPEDASPWAGFLPVAVGLALSAPLVLPMLGDLFGQHWMLPAWVQFALATPVQFILGARFYKAGWAAAKALSGNMDLLVAVGTSAGWGLSMWLWLTAPTDHPGHVPHLYFEASAVVVTLVLLGKWLEARAKRQTTAAIRALHALRPDVVHLLSKTGEVDVPVAEVLVGDRLVVRPGERIPADGVVAEGQTQVDESMLTGEPLPVAREVGGRLTGGSINGEGRVVMQVQAVGAETVLAKIIRLVEDAQAAKAPLQRLVDKVSAVFVPVVLGLALITLLGWLVAGAGAEVALIHAVAVLVIACPCALGLATPAAIMAGTGVAAQHGILIKDVQALEVAHQVDTVAFDKTGTLTVGQPRLVALELAPGADETTVLAAVAGVQGGSEHPLARAVVAAAQQRGVAAAAADSVQAVRAVPGRGTEGTVAGLVWRIGSLRWMQELGAALPAQRQGDCAGLLQRAQALQAEGYTVSAVATDAPQGPQVLALLAFGDEPKPGAREALAALKARGIRTVMISGDNRGAAEAMARRLGLDPAAGEVMAEVLPGDKAQQIRLLQQGNVADVKTAGASAPRRHIVAMVGDGVNDAPALAAADVGMAMGNGTDVAMHAAGITLMRGDPMLVAAALDISHRTVRKIRQNLFWAFAYNVAGIPLAALGYLSPVVAGAAMALSSVSVMANALLLKRWRM is encoded by the coding sequence ATGACGACCTCCAACCCCACCCCATCCTCCACCCCACCTTCTGTTTCCTCCCCTGCGGCCGAAGCCGCCCTGTCGCTGGACCTGGGCATTGGCGGCATGACCTGCGCGAGCTGCGTGGGCCGTGTGGAGCGGGCGCTGCGCAAGGTGCCCGGCGTGCAAGATGCCACCGTGAACCTGGCCACAGAGTCAGCCCGTGTCTCTTTTGCTGCCGCTGAGGCAGCGGCCATGGAGGCCCAGCTGCGCCGCGCTGTGCGCAATGCGGGTTACGAGCCGCGCGCGGCCGATGCGGGTGACGGGCCTGAGGATGCATCGCCCTGGGCGGGGTTTTTGCCCGTGGCGGTGGGGCTGGCGCTGTCGGCCCCACTGGTGCTGCCCATGTTGGGCGACTTGTTTGGCCAGCACTGGATGCTGCCCGCCTGGGTGCAGTTTGCGCTGGCCACGCCGGTGCAGTTCATCCTGGGCGCACGCTTTTACAAGGCGGGCTGGGCAGCGGCCAAGGCGCTGAGCGGCAACATGGATTTGCTGGTGGCGGTGGGCACCAGCGCGGGCTGGGGCCTGTCGATGTGGCTGTGGCTGACGGCGCCGACCGATCACCCCGGGCATGTTCCGCATCTGTACTTTGAGGCCTCGGCCGTGGTGGTCACGCTGGTGCTGCTGGGCAAATGGCTGGAGGCCCGCGCCAAGCGGCAGACCACCGCCGCCATCCGCGCGCTGCATGCCCTGCGGCCGGATGTGGTGCATTTGCTGTCTAAAACCGGCGAGGTGGATGTGCCTGTGGCCGAGGTGCTGGTGGGCGACCGGCTGGTGGTGCGCCCCGGCGAGCGCATTCCGGCCGATGGCGTGGTGGCCGAGGGGCAGACGCAGGTGGACGAATCGATGCTGACCGGCGAGCCCTTGCCCGTGGCACGCGAAGTGGGCGGGCGGCTGACGGGCGGCTCCATCAACGGCGAAGGCCGGGTGGTGATGCAGGTGCAGGCCGTGGGGGCCGAGACGGTGCTGGCAAAAATCATCCGCCTGGTGGAAGACGCCCAGGCCGCCAAAGCGCCGCTGCAGCGGCTGGTGGACAAGGTATCGGCCGTGTTTGTGCCCGTGGTGCTGGGGCTGGCGCTGATCACCTTGCTGGGCTGGCTGGTGGCAGGCGCAGGGGCCGAGGTGGCCCTGATCCACGCCGTGGCGGTGCTGGTGATTGCCTGCCCCTGTGCGCTGGGGCTGGCGACCCCGGCGGCCATCATGGCGGGCACGGGTGTGGCCGCGCAGCACGGCATCTTGATCAAGGACGTACAGGCCCTGGAGGTGGCGCACCAGGTGGACACCGTGGCCTTTGACAAGACCGGCACGCTGACGGTGGGCCAGCCCCGCCTGGTGGCGCTGGAATTGGCCCCGGGCGCTGATGAAACCACCGTGCTGGCCGCCGTGGCCGGGGTGCAAGGTGGCAGTGAACACCCCCTGGCCCGTGCCGTGGTGGCCGCTGCCCAGCAGCGTGGCGTGGCAGCGGCTGCGGCCGACAGCGTGCAGGCGGTGCGGGCCGTGCCCGGGCGCGGCACCGAGGGCACGGTGGCCGGGCTGGTCTGGCGCATTGGCAGCCTGCGCTGGATGCAGGAGCTGGGTGCGGCACTGCCTGCGCAGCGGCAGGGGGATTGCGCAGGCTTGTTGCAACGTGCCCAGGCCTTGCAGGCCGAGGGCTACACCGTGTCGGCCGTGGCCACAGACGCGCCCCAAGGCCCGCAGGTGCTGGCCCTGCTGGCCTTTGGCGACGAGCCCAAGCCCGGCGCCCGCGAGGCGCTGGCGGCGCTGAAGGCGCGGGGCATTCGCACGGTGATGATTTCGGGCGACAACCGGGGCGCGGCCGAGGCCATGGCCCGCCGCCTGGGGCTGGACCCTGCGGCCGGCGAAGTGATGGCCGAGGTGCTTCCGGGCGACAAGGCGCAGCAGATACGGCTGTTGCAGCAGGGCAACGTCGCAGATGTAAAAACCGCCGGGGCCAGCGCCCCACGGCGCCACATTGTGGCGATGGTAGGAGACGGCGTTAACGATGCCCCCGCACTGGCCGCTGCGGACGTGGGCATGGCCATGGGCAATGGCACCGATGTGGCCATGCACGCGGCGGGCATCACGCTGATGCGGGGCGACCCGATGCTGGTGGCTGCGGCGCTCGACATCTCCCACCGCACGGTGCGCAAGATCCGCCAGAACCTGTTTTGGGCCTTTGCGTACAACGTGGCGGGCATTCCGCTGGCGGCGCTGGGCTACCTCAGCCCCGTGGTGGCGGGGGCGGCCATGGCCCTCAGTTCGGTGAGCGTGATGGCAAATGCCCTGCTACTCAAACGCTGGCGCATGTGA
- a CDS encoding glycerophosphodiester phosphodiesterase: MQVHKTLLALAATLVMTMTMTMACGGSDTPAWPPVPTVIAHRGASALRPEHTLAAYQKAIDDGANLIEPDLVITQDGVLVARHENAIAILNADGSVREATTDVVDRPEFAARKTTKTIDGTAITGWFVEDFTLAELKTLRARERIPAIRPANVAYNGQFEVPTLQEVIDLAKAQSAAKGRTIGVIPETKHPSFFQSIGKPLEPALLAVLAKNGWNSKDAPVYVQSFEVANLKALRKQSSVRLVQLLSSSGRPYDFAAAGNTQTYADMATAAGLKEIATYADVVGAHKDLVIPVKDGALGTPTALVKDAHALNLAVHIWTLRPENAFLPAAYKKAPTTDNTVRGDSVGEIQVFLKAGVDGFFTDDSSVGRLAVDSLK, translated from the coding sequence ATGCAAGTTCACAAAACCCTGCTGGCCCTGGCGGCCACGCTGGTCATGACCATGACCATGACCATGGCCTGCGGCGGCAGCGACACCCCGGCCTGGCCGCCCGTGCCCACGGTGATTGCGCACCGGGGGGCTTCGGCGCTGCGGCCAGAGCACACGCTGGCGGCGTACCAAAAGGCGATTGACGATGGCGCCAACCTGATCGAGCCCGATCTGGTCATCACCCAAGACGGAGTGTTGGTGGCGCGGCACGAGAACGCGATTGCCATCCTCAACGCCGATGGCAGCGTGCGTGAGGCCACCACCGATGTGGTGGACCGGCCTGAGTTTGCGGCGCGCAAGACCACCAAGACCATTGACGGCACCGCCATCACCGGCTGGTTTGTGGAGGACTTCACCCTGGCCGAGCTCAAGACGCTGCGTGCGCGCGAGCGCATTCCGGCGATCCGCCCAGCCAACGTGGCTTACAACGGGCAGTTCGAGGTGCCCACGCTGCAGGAAGTGATCGACCTGGCCAAGGCACAGTCTGCGGCCAAGGGCCGCACCATTGGCGTCATCCCAGAGACCAAGCACCCGAGCTTCTTCCAGTCCATCGGCAAGCCGCTGGAGCCCGCACTGTTGGCCGTGCTGGCGAAGAACGGCTGGAACAGCAAGGACGCCCCGGTGTACGTGCAGTCGTTTGAAGTGGCCAACCTCAAGGCACTGCGCAAGCAAAGCTCGGTGCGCCTGGTGCAGCTGCTGTCGAGCAGCGGCCGCCCCTACGACTTTGCGGCGGCGGGCAACACCCAGACCTACGCCGACATGGCCACGGCGGCGGGCCTCAAAGAGATTGCCACCTACGCCGATGTGGTGGGTGCGCACAAGGACCTTGTCATCCCCGTGAAAGACGGCGCCCTGGGCACGCCCACCGCGCTGGTGAAGGACGCGCACGCGCTGAACCTGGCGGTGCACATCTGGACACTGCGGCCCGAAAACGCCTTCTTGCCCGCCGCCTACAAAAAGGCGCCCACCACCGACAACACGGTGCGCGGCGACAGCGTGGGCGAGATCCAGGTGTTCCTCAAGGCCGGGGTGGATGGCTTCTTCACCGACGACTCGAGCGTGGGCCGGCTGGCGGTGGACAGCCTGAAGTAA
- a CDS encoding Spy/CpxP family protein refolding chaperone, protein MAFSTRNATRRFIAHTATSAATAAFLAALALPALAQTPPPPPAATTKAADAPARRPGGPDMQKRHEEHMAKRQAALKEKLKLTAAQESAWTTFTSAMQPGERPARPDPKELDKLTTPERIDRMRELRAQHTAQAERRDEAVKKFYTALTPEQQKTFDTEARHAGPGMRHGGPHGGPDHGKRGGPDDRPAR, encoded by the coding sequence ATGGCCTTCTCAACCCGTAACGCCACCCGCCGCTTCATCGCCCACACCGCCACCAGCGCAGCCACCGCCGCCTTCCTGGCCGCCCTGGCCCTGCCCGCCTTGGCACAAACCCCTCCGCCCCCACCCGCTGCCACCACCAAAGCAGCAGACGCCCCCGCCCGCCGCCCCGGTGGCCCCGACATGCAAAAGCGCCACGAAGAGCACATGGCCAAGCGCCAGGCCGCACTCAAGGAAAAGCTGAAACTGACCGCCGCCCAGGAAAGCGCCTGGACGACCTTCACCAGTGCCATGCAGCCGGGCGAGCGTCCTGCCCGCCCCGACCCCAAGGAACTGGACAAGCTCACCACCCCCGAGCGCATCGACCGCATGCGCGAGCTGCGTGCCCAACACACCGCCCAGGCCGAGCGCCGCGACGAGGCGGTCAAAAAGTTCTACACCGCACTGACGCCAGAGCAGCAAAAGACCTTTGACACCGAAGCCCGCCACGCCGGCCCTGGCATGCGCCATGGCGGCCCCCACGGCGGGCCCGACCACGGCAAACGCGGCGGCCCAGACGACCGCCCCGCCCGCTGA
- a CDS encoding heavy-metal-associated domain-containing protein, producing MPTTQTFQVQGMTCGHCERAVTQAIQQVDPAATVQIDRASGQVQVQTTAAREPLAAAIAEEGYPVAA from the coding sequence ATGCCCACCACCCAAACCTTCCAAGTCCAAGGCATGACCTGCGGCCACTGCGAACGCGCCGTGACTCAGGCCATCCAGCAAGTCGACCCTGCTGCCACCGTGCAGATCGACCGCGCCAGCGGCCAAGTGCAGGTGCAAACCACCGCCGCACGCGAACCCCTGGCCGCCGCCATTGCGGAAGAAGGCTACCCAGTCGCCGCATGA
- a CDS encoding recombination-associated protein RdgC gives MFKNLIVYRIAPGWQADLTQVEEALAKSPFMECGATQEQSLGWVPPRGDQHGAMAESVGGQWILRFMVESKVLPGSVLNRKVKEKAARIEQETGRKPGKKESKELKDEAKLDLLPMAFTKQGSMWVWIDTESRLLVLDTGSQGRADEVVSLLVESLPGLSVSLLNTQTSPQAAMAHWLLEQEPPVGFSIDRECELKSADEAKAVVRYARHPLDIDEVQQHIQQGKLPTKLALTWDDRVSFMLTEGLQVRKLSFLDTVFEGTKADDGGFDTDVAIATGELVKLIPDLIEALGGEAESGVASAAEAIAAGGAGSAGVAAPVAAPAALRPQPSAPARKSGGGVVTGPATAPVDTDPESAPF, from the coding sequence GTGTTCAAGAACTTGATCGTGTACCGCATTGCACCCGGCTGGCAGGCGGATTTGACGCAGGTGGAAGAGGCGTTGGCCAAGTCGCCCTTTATGGAGTGCGGTGCCACCCAGGAGCAGTCGCTGGGCTGGGTGCCCCCGCGCGGCGATCAGCACGGCGCGATGGCCGAGTCGGTGGGCGGGCAGTGGATCTTGCGCTTCATGGTCGAGTCCAAGGTGCTGCCCGGCTCGGTGCTCAACCGCAAGGTCAAAGAAAAAGCCGCCCGCATCGAGCAAGAAACCGGCCGCAAGCCCGGCAAGAAGGAAAGCAAGGAACTCAAGGACGAGGCCAAGCTGGATTTGCTGCCCATGGCCTTCACCAAGCAGGGCAGCATGTGGGTGTGGATCGACACCGAGTCGCGCCTGCTGGTGCTGGACACGGGCAGCCAGGGCCGCGCCGATGAGGTGGTGAGCCTGCTGGTCGAGTCGCTGCCGGGCCTGTCGGTGTCGCTGCTCAACACGCAAACCAGCCCGCAGGCCGCCATGGCGCACTGGCTGCTGGAGCAGGAGCCGCCCGTGGGCTTCAGCATCGACCGCGAGTGCGAACTCAAAAGCGCCGACGAAGCCAAGGCCGTGGTGCGCTATGCGCGCCACCCGCTCGACATTGACGAAGTGCAGCAGCACATCCAGCAAGGCAAGCTGCCCACCAAGCTGGCCTTGACCTGGGACGACCGCGTCTCGTTCATGCTGACCGAGGGGCTGCAGGTGCGCAAGCTGTCGTTCCTGGACACGGTGTTTGAAGGCACCAAGGCCGACGATGGCGGCTTTGACACCGACGTGGCCATTGCCACGGGCGAGCTGGTCAAGTTGATTCCCGACCTGATCGAAGCCCTGGGCGGCGAGGCCGAAAGCGGCGTGGCCAGCGCGGCCGAAGCCATTGCGGCGGGTGGGGCTGGCAGTGCCGGGGTTGCCGCCCCCGTCGCAGCGCCTGCTGCCCTGCGCCCTCAGCCTTCGGCCCCGGCCCGCAAGTCGGGCGGCGGCGTGGTCACCGGCCCGGCCACGGCGCCGGTGGATACCGATCCGGAATCTGCGCCGTTCTGA
- the cueR gene encoding Cu(I)-responsive transcriptional regulator, translating to MTTPTARRVPTAPPAWPVPISEAARLAGVSARMVRHYESLGLLQGVARTESGYRQYTEADVHTLHFIRRARDLGFSIEEITALLALWQDRSRSSAQVKRIAQTHIAQLTDRIAAMQAMQRTLQTLVGCCHGDDRPDCPILDDLASAGLGATSPPVGML from the coding sequence ATGACCACCCCCACCGCCCGGCGGGTCCCCACCGCGCCACCCGCCTGGCCCGTGCCCATCAGCGAAGCCGCACGGCTAGCGGGCGTGTCGGCCCGCATGGTGCGCCACTACGAATCGCTGGGCCTGTTGCAAGGCGTGGCCCGCACCGAAAGCGGTTACCGCCAATACACCGAGGCCGATGTGCACACCCTGCACTTCATCCGCCGCGCCCGCGATCTGGGCTTCTCCATCGAAGAAATCACCGCCCTGCTCGCCCTATGGCAAGACCGCAGCCGCAGCAGCGCCCAGGTCAAGCGCATTGCCCAAACCCACATCGCCCAGCTCACCGACCGCATCGCCGCCATGCAGGCCATGCAGCGCACCCTGCAAACCCTGGTGGGCTGCTGCCACGGCGACGACCGGCCCGACTGCCCCATCCTGGACGACCTGGCGAGCGCGGGGCTGGGGGCCACGAGCCCGCCCGTTGGCATGCTGTAG